The proteins below come from a single Tissierella sp. MB52-C2 genomic window:
- a CDS encoding YwmB family TATA-box binding protein, whose translation MKKFILFAIILSLLIPTITMAGKKYSEEDVLQGILQRLNGEFKEGDINMGGVILDRLMSKEEIEDISSELIDQIGITGKEIDFYSDDIDITDEEGKYFIKQYSEEFESNHMIVYGYDMDKNMIELTIASYSNQDFTQGETTLFINIIKREQNLNINGIIERIADIFKGYGKPLETTTCIIGTLEGKVSGNELKKDAAKSVRKHKGKIIEEYIDESIVSYTAYTPLIESSIFSGDKKVNLNLAIRYNEYEDKTYIWIGTPIITTGY comes from the coding sequence ATGAAAAAATTCATTTTATTTGCAATTATACTATCTTTATTAATTCCAACAATAACAATGGCAGGAAAGAAATATAGCGAAGAAGATGTTTTACAAGGCATATTACAAAGACTAAATGGTGAATTTAAAGAGGGAGATATAAACATGGGAGGAGTAATTCTAGATAGGCTTATGTCTAAGGAAGAAATAGAAGATATAAGTAGTGAATTGATAGATCAAATCGGAATTACTGGAAAAGAAATAGACTTCTATTCAGATGATATAGATATTACAGATGAAGAAGGTAAATATTTTATAAAACAATACTCTGAAGAATTTGAATCCAACCATATGATAGTTTATGGATATGATATGGACAAAAATATGATAGAGCTGACAATAGCCTCATACTCTAACCAAGACTTTACTCAGGGAGAAACAACTCTTTTTATTAATATAATAAAAAGAGAGCAAAATCTTAATATTAATGGTATAATAGAAAGGATAGCAGATATTTTTAAAGGCTATGGTAAACCTTTAGAAACTACCACTTGTATTATTGGAACATTAGAGGGAAAAGTATCAGGCAATGAGTTAAAAAAAGACGCAGCTAAATCCGTAAGGAAACACAAAGGAAAGATTATTGAAGAATATATAGATGAATCTATAGTTAGTTATACAGCCTATACTCCTCTTATAGAAAGTTCCATCTTCTCTGGTGATAAAAAGGTTAACCTAAATTTGGCAATAAGATACAATGAATATGAAGATAAGACTTATATTTGGATAGGAACACCTATTATTACCACGGGATACTAA
- a CDS encoding F0F1 ATP synthase subunit epsilon produces the protein MSNFHLDIVTPDKPFFSDEVEMVIVRGIDGDLAILKGRAPITTPLRIGKVRVFQDGKERIAAISDGYVSVVDDKVTIITESAEWPDEIDTERAKAAKERAEDRLKNRRDNIDIHRAELALHRAINRLEVSQIKKFD, from the coding sequence ATGTCTAACTTTCATTTAGATATTGTAACCCCTGATAAACCATTTTTTTCCGATGAAGTAGAAATGGTTATAGTAAGGGGGATAGATGGAGATCTGGCAATCCTAAAAGGAAGGGCTCCCATCACTACTCCTCTTAGAATTGGAAAGGTAAGAGTATTTCAAGATGGTAAGGAAAGAATAGCTGCCATATCAGATGGATATGTTTCTGTTGTAGATGATAAAGTTACTATAATAACAGAATCGGCAGAATGGCCAGATGAAATAGATACAGAAAGAGCTAAGGCTGCTAAGGAAAGAGCAGAAGACAGACTTAAAAATAGACGTGACAATATAGATATTCATAGAGCAGAATTAGCCCTTCATCGTGCTATAAATAGACTTGAAGTTTCTCAAATTAAAAAATTTGATTAA
- the atpD gene encoding F0F1 ATP synthase subunit beta yields the protein MEKNIGKIVQVIGPVVDIRFDEDSLPELLNAIEITKQGETLVVEVAQHVGDDIVRCIAMGSTDGLVRGMEAKNTGKSIAVPVGKETLGRLFNVLGEAIDGKGAVKSKQTAPIHRPAPSFEEQETSKEIFETGIKVIDLIAPYSKGGKIGLFGGAGVGKTVLIQELINNIATEHGGLSVFTGVGERTREGNDLYYEMIESGVIEKTALVFGQMNEPPGSRMRVALTGLTMAEYFRDQEGQDVLLFIDNIFRFTQAGSEVSALLGRMPSAVGYQPTLATEMGALQERITSTKKASITSVQAVYVPADDLTDPAPATTFAHLDATTVLSRQISELGIYPAVDPLDSTSRILDPEVVGKEHYEVARQVQEILQRYKDLQDIIAILGMDELSDDDKLIVSRARKIQRFLSQPFTVAEQFTGMTGKYVPIKETVRGFKEILEGKHDDLPESAFLFVGTIDEAIENAKKMEG from the coding sequence ATGGAAAAGAACATTGGAAAGATTGTTCAAGTTATAGGCCCCGTAGTTGATATTCGTTTTGATGAAGATAGTTTACCTGAACTACTTAATGCTATCGAAATCACTAAACAAGGTGAGACATTAGTAGTGGAGGTAGCACAACACGTAGGTGATGATATCGTTAGATGTATTGCCATGGGTTCAACTGATGGACTTGTTAGAGGAATGGAAGCTAAGAATACAGGAAAATCTATTGCAGTACCAGTAGGTAAAGAAACATTAGGTAGACTTTTCAACGTATTAGGCGAAGCTATAGATGGTAAGGGAGCAGTAAAGTCAAAACAAACTGCACCAATCCATAGACCTGCTCCATCCTTTGAAGAACAAGAGACTTCTAAAGAAATATTTGAAACGGGGATTAAAGTAATAGACCTTATAGCACCTTATTCCAAAGGTGGTAAAATAGGATTATTTGGTGGTGCTGGAGTTGGTAAAACAGTACTTATACAAGAATTAATAAATAATATAGCAACAGAGCATGGTGGTTTATCTGTATTTACGGGTGTAGGAGAGAGAACTAGAGAAGGTAATGACCTATACTATGAAATGATCGAATCTGGAGTTATTGAAAAAACAGCTTTAGTATTTGGTCAGATGAATGAGCCACCAGGATCAAGAATGAGAGTAGCACTAACTGGTCTTACTATGGCTGAATATTTTAGAGATCAAGAAGGGCAAGACGTACTTTTATTTATAGATAACATATTTAGATTTACTCAGGCAGGTTCAGAGGTTTCTGCATTACTTGGTAGAATGCCTTCAGCAGTAGGTTATCAGCCAACCCTAGCTACAGAAATGGGTGCTTTACAGGAGAGAATTACTTCAACTAAGAAAGCTTCTATTACATCTGTTCAAGCAGTATATGTGCCTGCAGATGACTTAACTGACCCAGCACCTGCTACTACTTTCGCTCACTTAGATGCTACGACTGTACTTTCACGTCAGATTTCAGAACTAGGAATTTATCCTGCGGTTGATCCATTGGATTCAACTTCTAGAATTCTAGACCCTGAAGTAGTAGGTAAGGAGCATTATGAAGTAGCTAGACAGGTACAAGAAATTCTACAAAGATATAAGGATCTTCAAGATATTATAGCTATTTTAGGAATGGATGAGCTTTCAGATGATGATAAGTTAATTGTTTCTAGAGCTAGAAAAATTCAAAGATTCCTATCTCAACCATTTACAGTAGCAGAACAATTTACAGGTATGACAGGTAAATATGTACCTATTAAGGAAACTGTTAGAGGATTTAAAGAAATCCTTGAAGGAAAACATGATGATTTACCAGAGTCAGCATTCTTATTTGTAGGTACAATAGACGAAGCCATAGAAAATGCTAAGAAAATGGAGGGTTAA
- the atpG gene encoding ATP synthase F1 subunit gamma produces MAETTRDIKRRIRGISNTKQITKAMELVSSAKLKRARERLERSRPYYETVLHNIGEILATTGNMKHPLLDTREVKSSLYIVIAADRGLAGGYNGGVIRLAEKRIREQNKDAKIIVVGSKARDYFTKRHYNVVGQFVGISEEPQFSDAREIGSLAMDLYKNKEVDEINLVYTMFKGTISQVPNVIKLLPSNEVSGEKKERRTITEFEPSPEEVLGYLIPKYIQSSIYGALIEASSSEQAARRVAMEAATDNAEEMIDELNISYNRARQAAITMEITEIVSGADALK; encoded by the coding sequence TTGGCTGAAACAACAAGAGATATTAAGAGGCGAATAAGAGGAATAAGTAATACCAAACAAATTACTAAGGCTATGGAATTAGTTTCTTCTGCAAAGCTTAAACGTGCTAGGGAAAGGCTAGAGAGATCTAGACCATATTATGAAACAGTTCTTCATAATATAGGAGAAATCTTGGCTACTACAGGTAATATGAAGCATCCTTTATTAGATACTAGAGAAGTTAAATCTTCCTTATATATTGTAATAGCAGCTGATAGAGGTTTAGCTGGTGGATATAATGGAGGAGTAATAAGACTAGCAGAAAAGAGAATAAGAGAACAAAATAAGGATGCTAAAATTATAGTTGTAGGTTCTAAAGCTAGAGATTATTTTACAAAGAGACACTACAATGTAGTGGGTCAATTTGTTGGTATTAGTGAAGAACCTCAGTTTTCAGATGCAAGAGAAATTGGTAGTTTGGCTATGGATTTATATAAAAACAAAGAGGTAGACGAAATAAATTTAGTCTATACCATGTTTAAAGGTACTATTTCTCAAGTGCCTAATGTTATAAAACTACTTCCTTCTAATGAAGTCAGTGGAGAAAAGAAGGAAAGAAGAACTATTACAGAATTTGAACCTTCCCCAGAGGAAGTTTTAGGATATTTAATTCCTAAATATATACAAAGCAGTATCTATGGTGCACTTATAGAAGCATCTTCAAGTGAGCAGGCAGCTAGAAGAGTAGCCATGGAAGCTGCAACAGACAATGCTGAGGAAATGATTGATGAACTAAACATCAGCTATAATAGGGCAAGGCAAGCTGCCATTACTATGGAAATAACAGAAATTGTATCAGGCGCCGACGCTCTAAAGTAA
- the atpA gene encoding F0F1 ATP synthase subunit alpha, with the protein MELRPEEIGSIIKEQIKRYEKTLEMVDVGTVIQVGDAIARIHGLEGCMAGELIEFPGEVFGMVMNLEEDNVGCVLLGSDEKIREGDTVKRTGRIIEVPVGDAMMGRVVNALGQPIDGKGAINTTKFSPIEKIAPGVITRKSVNEPLQTGIKAIDSIVPIGRGQRELIIGDRQTGKTALAIDTILNQKGEDVICIYVAIGQKRSTVAQIVDTLERRGAMDYTIIVSATASELAPLQYIAPYAGVTIAEEFMNNGKDVLIVYDDLSKHAVAYRAMSLLLRRPPGREAFPGDVFYLHSRLLERAAKLDDKYGGGSITALPIIETLAGDITAYIPTNVISITDGQIFLETDLFFAGQRPAINTGLSVSRVGGSAQIKAMKKVAGRIKLELAQYRELAAFAQFGSELDKETKDRLDQGERMLQILKQPQYSPVSVEHQVIIIYAVLNKHLADIPVNKISTFEREFLQFVDNNYPDIVQSIKTSKDLLDDNIERIRQALEEFKKSFQ; encoded by the coding sequence ATGGAGTTAAGACCAGAAGAAATAGGTTCCATCATTAAGGAACAGATTAAAAGATATGAAAAGACTTTGGAAATGGTAGATGTAGGTACTGTTATTCAAGTAGGAGATGCCATAGCTAGAATTCATGGTCTAGAGGGATGTATGGCTGGAGAGCTTATAGAGTTTCCAGGGGAAGTATTTGGTATGGTGATGAACCTTGAGGAAGATAACGTTGGTTGTGTTCTTTTAGGTTCAGATGAAAAGATAAGAGAAGGGGACACTGTAAAGAGAACTGGTAGAATCATAGAAGTTCCAGTAGGAGACGCTATGATGGGTAGAGTTGTTAATGCTCTTGGTCAGCCAATAGATGGTAAAGGAGCTATTAACACTACTAAGTTTAGCCCTATTGAAAAGATTGCTCCAGGAGTTATCACTAGAAAGAGTGTTAATGAGCCCTTACAAACAGGTATTAAAGCAATAGACTCCATAGTTCCCATAGGTAGAGGACAAAGGGAGCTTATAATCGGAGATAGACAAACAGGTAAAACTGCCCTTGCAATAGATACTATTCTTAACCAAAAAGGTGAAGATGTTATTTGTATCTATGTTGCCATAGGACAAAAAAGATCTACTGTAGCTCAAATAGTTGATACACTAGAGAGACGTGGTGCAATGGATTATACAATTATTGTATCTGCTACAGCTAGTGAATTAGCACCACTACAATATATAGCTCCTTATGCAGGTGTAACAATTGCTGAGGAATTTATGAACAATGGTAAAGATGTTTTAATCGTATACGATGACTTATCTAAACACGCAGTTGCATATAGAGCCATGTCTCTGCTTTTAAGAAGACCACCGGGAAGAGAAGCTTTCCCAGGAGATGTATTCTATCTTCACTCAAGACTTCTTGAAAGAGCTGCAAAGTTAGATGATAAGTACGGTGGAGGCTCTATAACTGCCCTACCAATTATAGAAACTTTAGCGGGAGATATTACAGCCTATATCCCAACTAATGTTATATCTATTACTGACGGACAGATATTCTTAGAGACTGATTTATTCTTTGCAGGTCAAAGGCCAGCTATAAACACTGGACTTTCAGTTTCAAGGGTTGGAGGTTCTGCTCAAATTAAGGCAATGAAAAAAGTTGCGGGAAGAATTAAGCTTGAGTTAGCTCAATATAGAGAGTTAGCGGCCTTTGCTCAATTTGGTTCTGAACTAGATAAGGAAACTAAGGACAGATTAGACCAAGGGGAAAGAATGCTTCAAATATTAAAGCAGCCTCAATACAGTCCGGTATCTGTAGAGCATCAGGTTATAATTATTTATGCTGTACTTAATAAACATCTTGCTGATATTCCTGTAAATAAAATATCTACTTTTGAAAGGGAATTCCTACAATTTGTGGATAACAACTATCCAGATATAGTACAAAGTATAAAAACATCCAAAGATTTACTAGATGATAATATAGAAAGAATTCGTCAAGCCTTAGAAGAATTCAAAAAAAGCTTTCAGTAA
- a CDS encoding F0F1 ATP synthase subunit delta has translation MAKLVSSRYALALFEAGLDIGKIDEFNKELDFLKAVFEKEVKLLQILNHPRISKNEKKQLIDKIFKEKLSQEMINFLYILVDKRREGFILDIVEEYKERFNEHENILNVVAITAIPMEKQSKDKLQVVLSNKLNKKIQLSNKVDKTIIGGVLLKVESKIIDGTVKGQLESIGQAIGGIAN, from the coding sequence ATGGCAAAGTTAGTAAGCAGTAGATATGCTTTAGCCTTATTTGAAGCGGGACTTGATATTGGAAAGATAGACGAATTCAATAAAGAATTGGATTTCTTGAAGGCAGTATTTGAAAAGGAAGTTAAGCTTCTTCAAATATTAAATCACCCAAGAATTAGTAAAAACGAAAAGAAACAATTAATAGACAAAATTTTCAAAGAAAAACTATCTCAAGAAATGATTAACTTCTTATATATATTAGTAGATAAAAGACGAGAAGGATTTATCTTAGATATAGTAGAAGAATATAAAGAGAGATTTAATGAACATGAAAATATACTAAATGTTGTTGCTATAACAGCTATTCCTATGGAAAAACAATCTAAAGATAAGCTTCAAGTAGTTTTATCCAATAAGCTAAATAAAAAAATACAGCTTTCAAATAAAGTAGACAAAACTATAATCGGTGGGGTTTTATTAAAGGTTGAAAGCAAAATCATAGACGGCACAGTAAAAGGACAATTAGAGTCCATAGGTCAAGCTATTGGTGGTATAGCAAACTAG
- the atpF gene encoding F0F1 ATP synthase subunit B, with amino-acid sequence MFVVRALPELSSMILAWVALLLLYVILRRFLYKPVSQFLIDRKTKIQSDIDGAKVLKEEANALKDDYESRINLAKKESQEIIEGARKRGEELKEDILAEARHEAENIVSRARKEITREREMAFQDIKSQAGEIALLIASKIMEEQMSIDKQGKLIDKFIDEVGSSKWQS; translated from the coding sequence ATGTTTGTAGTTAGAGCCTTGCCAGAATTATCATCTATGATTTTAGCTTGGGTTGCATTGTTGTTACTTTATGTAATTCTTAGACGTTTCTTATACAAACCAGTTTCACAATTTTTAATCGATAGAAAAACAAAGATTCAATCTGATATTGATGGAGCAAAGGTTTTGAAAGAAGAAGCTAATGCTTTAAAGGATGATTATGAAAGTAGAATTAATCTTGCAAAGAAAGAAAGTCAAGAAATCATCGAAGGTGCTAGAAAACGTGGAGAAGAATTAAAAGAGGACATCCTAGCTGAAGCTAGACATGAAGCTGAAAACATAGTATCTAGAGCAAGAAAAGAAATAACTCGTGAAAGAGAAATGGCCTTCCAAGATATCAAATCCCAAGCTGGTGAAATTGCATTACTTATTGCTTCCAAAATAATGGAAGAACAAATGAGCATTGATAAACAAGGAAAGCTAATTGATAAATTTATTGATGAGGTAGGTAGTTCAAAATGGCAAAGTTAG
- the atpE gene encoding ATP synthase F0 subunit C codes for MQGITSEAFILGCSAIGAGLAMIAGIGPGIGQGNAAGQGAAAVGRQPEAKGDITQTMLLGQAVAETTGIYGLVIAIILLFVRPLLTAYINLGL; via the coding sequence ATGCAAGGAATTACAAGTGAAGCTTTTATATTAGGGTGTTCAGCAATAGGTGCTGGTTTAGCAATGATAGCAGGTATAGGACCTGGAATTGGTCAAGGTAATGCAGCAGGACAAGGTGCAGCTGCAGTAGGTAGACAACCAGAGGCTAAAGGAGATATTACCCAAACAATGCTTTTAGGTCAAGCGGTAGCAGAGACAACAGGTATTTACGGATTAGTTATTGCTATAATCTTATTATTTGTTAGACCACTATTAACAGCTTATATTAATCTAGGATTATAA
- the atpB gene encoding F0F1 ATP synthase subunit A codes for MELGINIFGNEIIVPDTIVDMWIVTILLIIFAFIVNRKIKKANANEVPSNFLNVVEILVESVENLVRSTMGPQNMKFAPYILTLALFLAVANLFGLIGLSPPTSDYSVTLSLALITFVLTQYWSFKNSGGIGGYLKGFTEPMFFLTPLNVIGEIANPISLSFRLFGNIMSGGIIMGLLYQALGIIAPVIAAPLHAYFDVFSGLLQTFIFIMLSMIFIGGAAEE; via the coding sequence TTGGAATTAGGAATAAATATTTTTGGAAATGAAATTATTGTACCTGACACTATAGTAGATATGTGGATAGTTACAATATTATTAATTATATTTGCCTTTATAGTTAATAGAAAAATCAAAAAGGCTAATGCTAATGAAGTACCATCTAATTTCCTAAATGTTGTAGAAATACTAGTGGAATCTGTAGAAAACCTAGTTAGGAGTACTATGGGACCACAAAACATGAAGTTTGCACCTTATATTTTAACATTGGCATTATTTTTAGCCGTGGCTAATCTATTCGGGCTAATAGGCTTATCGCCACCTACGTCAGATTATTCTGTTACTCTATCTTTAGCTTTAATTACTTTTGTACTGACACAGTATTGGAGTTTTAAAAATTCAGGCGGGATAGGTGGATATTTAAAGGGATTTACAGAACCTATGTTCTTTTTAACCCCGTTAAATGTTATCGGAGAGATAGCAAATCCAATCTCATTATCATTTCGTTTATTTGGTAATATAATGAGTGGTGGTATAATCATGGGTTTACTTTATCAAGCCTTAGGTATTATAGCGCCAGTAATTGCAGCACCACTTCACGCCTACTTTGACGTGTTCTCTGGATTGCTGCAAACATTTATATTTATTATGCTATCTATGATATTCATAGGTGGTGCAGCAGAAGAATAG
- a CDS encoding ATP synthase subunit I, with protein MNNDIVFKVTKRVAIISLLIIGISFFLFKEPKPIIYGYIFGAIISILGFKLLNNTINKAVDMTPGKATAYSTVHYMLRYLIYFIVLAVAALADYLNFPAAILGLLSVKFIIIGSAIFDKDFQR; from the coding sequence ATGAATAATGATATTGTCTTTAAAGTTACAAAGAGAGTAGCCATAATATCTTTGTTAATTATAGGAATTTCTTTTTTTCTATTTAAAGAGCCTAAGCCTATAATTTATGGGTATATATTTGGTGCAATAATTAGTATATTAGGATTTAAATTGCTCAATAATACTATAAATAAGGCTGTGGATATGACACCGGGAAAGGCTACTGCCTATTCTACGGTACATTATATGTTACGTTATTTGATATACTTCATAGTTCTTGCAGTTGCTGCCCTAGCAGACTATCTTAATTTTCCTGCTGCGATTTTAGGACTATTAAGTGTAAAATTTATAATCATTGGTTCAGCAATATTTGACAAGGATTTTCAAAGATAA
- a CDS encoding AtpZ/AtpI family protein — MKNKNYKDTFKNLTLVSQIGLSVITPILLGVFVGQFIDKKAGTNGIFSIIFILLGTGGGFMNIFKLAGGKRK; from the coding sequence ATGAAGAATAAAAATTACAAGGATACCTTTAAAAACCTAACCTTAGTTAGTCAAATCGGGCTCTCTGTGATTACGCCTATTTTACTTGGTGTTTTCGTAGGACAGTTCATAGACAAAAAGGCAGGAACAAATGGTATCTTTTCTATTATCTTCATATTACTTGGAACTGGCGGAGGGTTTATGAATATATTTAAGCTAGCTGGAGGAAAAAGGAAGTGA
- a CDS encoding 3-oxoacid CoA-transferase subunit B, whose protein sequence is MDKKEFIARRVAKELKDGDVVNLGIGLPTMVANHVPKHMNVFFQSENGFIGLGPAPLEGDEDPYIVNAGAQCVTILPGGVFFDSSTSFGIIRGGHVDITVLGALQVDEKGNLANWMIPGKMVPGMGGAMDLVVGAKKVIVAMEHTVKGNHKILKECNLPLTAAGEVNLIITEMGVMEVTEKGLLLKEINPEYTVDEVKLATEAEMIISENLINMEV, encoded by the coding sequence ATGGATAAGAAAGAATTCATTGCTAGACGTGTAGCGAAGGAACTAAAAGACGGAGACGTAGTAAACCTAGGTATTGGATTACCAACAATGGTGGCTAACCATGTACCTAAACATATGAACGTATTTTTTCAATCAGAAAATGGCTTTATAGGATTAGGGCCTGCACCTCTTGAAGGAGACGAAGATCCTTATATAGTAAATGCAGGAGCTCAATGTGTAACTATTTTGCCAGGTGGAGTATTCTTTGATTCATCTACATCCTTTGGAATAATCCGTGGTGGACACGTGGATATAACTGTTCTTGGAGCATTACAAGTAGATGAAAAAGGAAACCTTGCCAACTGGATGATACCAGGAAAAATGGTGCCAGGTATGGGTGGAGCTATGGATTTAGTAGTAGGGGCAAAAAAAGTAATAGTAGCCATGGAGCATACAGTGAAAGGAAATCATAAGATACTTAAAGAATGCAATCTTCCATTGACTGCTGCAGGAGAAGTAAATTTGATTATTACTGAAATGGGCGTTATGGAAGTAACAGAAAAAGGATTATTATTGAAGGAAATAAACCCAGAATATACTGTAGATGAGGTAAAATTAGCTACAGAAGCAGAAATGATTATTTCTGAAAATCTAATAAATATGGAAGTGTAA
- the atoD gene encoding acetate CoA-transferase subunit alpha: MNKVISIDEAISHIKDGMTIMVGGFLGCGSPHRLIDALAEKGVKDLTLICNDSGFTDIGVGKLVVNKQIKKLIASHIGTNRETGNQMNAGEMEVVLVPQGTLAEQVRAGGAGLGGFLTPTGVGTVIEEGKDKMVIDGKTYLLEMPLRADIALIAGETVDKYGNIVYYGATRNFNTLMATAADMVIVEAEKVVEVGALDPNHVVTPGIFVTHIVNGGEK, translated from the coding sequence ATGAATAAAGTTATATCTATTGACGAAGCCATATCTCATATCAAAGATGGTATGACTATTATGGTAGGTGGATTTTTAGGATGTGGATCTCCGCATAGATTAATCGATGCACTTGCGGAAAAAGGTGTTAAAGATTTAACATTGATTTGTAATGATTCTGGTTTTACTGATATAGGAGTAGGCAAATTAGTAGTCAATAAACAGATTAAAAAACTTATAGCTTCTCATATTGGAACTAATAGAGAAACTGGAAATCAAATGAATGCAGGAGAAATGGAAGTAGTGCTAGTACCTCAAGGAACTCTTGCAGAACAAGTAAGAGCAGGTGGAGCGGGATTAGGTGGCTTTCTAACTCCTACAGGAGTAGGTACAGTAATTGAAGAAGGTAAGGATAAAATGGTGATAGATGGTAAAACTTATCTTTTAGAAATGCCTTTAAGAGCTGATATAGCCTTAATTGCAGGAGAAACCGTAGATAAATATGGAAATATTGTATACTATGGAGCAACTAGAAATTTCAATACACTTATGGCTACAGCTGCTGATATGGTAATAGTAGAAGCTGAGAAGGTAGTAGAAGTTGGAGCATTAGATCCTAATCATGTTGTTACTCCAGGAATATTTGTTACTCATATAGTTAATGGAGGTGAGAAATAA
- a CDS encoding acetyl-CoA C-acetyltransferase: protein MMREVVIASAVRTPIGAFGGKFKDVSAVQLGTIVAKEALKRAKIEPNMVEEVIFGNVLQAGLGQNVARQVSVHAGIPTEVPSFTVNKVCGSGLKTVQLAAQAILAGEADIILAGGTENMSQAPYLLKSARWGQRMGNGEIVDYMVADGLWDIFNDYHMGITAENIVEKYSLTREEQDELAVSSQNKAEEAVKNGRFKEEIVPVEIPQRKGDPIVVDTDEYPRFGATIDGMGKLRPAFKKDGTVTAGNASGINDGAAALVIMSKEKAEELGITPLATIASYGSAGVDPSLMGTGPIPATRKALEKANIKVEDLDLIEANEAFAAQALSVIKDLNLDTSKINVNGGAIALGHPIGASGARILVTLLHEMKKRDAKNGLATLCIGGGQGIAMIVKR from the coding sequence ATAATGAGAGAAGTAGTAATTGCTTCAGCAGTAAGAACACCTATTGGTGCATTTGGTGGTAAATTTAAGGATGTATCTGCAGTACAATTAGGAACTATAGTTGCTAAAGAAGCATTAAAGAGAGCTAAGATAGAACCAAATATGGTTGAAGAAGTTATATTTGGTAATGTGCTGCAAGCAGGATTGGGACAAAATGTTGCTAGACAAGTTTCAGTACACGCAGGTATCCCTACGGAAGTACCTTCTTTTACAGTAAATAAAGTTTGTGGTTCTGGTCTTAAAACTGTTCAACTGGCGGCTCAAGCCATCTTAGCAGGAGAGGCAGATATAATATTAGCAGGTGGTACAGAAAACATGAGTCAAGCTCCATATTTATTGAAATCCGCTAGATGGGGTCAAAGGATGGGCAATGGTGAAATCGTGGACTATATGGTGGCAGATGGTCTATGGGATATTTTTAATGACTATCATATGGGAATTACAGCTGAAAATATAGTAGAAAAATATAGCCTTACTCGTGAAGAACAAGATGAATTAGCGGTAAGCAGTCAAAATAAAGCAGAAGAAGCAGTAAAAAACGGCAGATTCAAAGAAGAAATTGTTCCAGTGGAAATCCCTCAAAGAAAAGGTGATCCAATAGTAGTAGATACAGATGAGTATCCTAGATTTGGTGCTACCATAGATGGAATGGGAAAACTTAGGCCAGCATTTAAAAAAGATGGTACAGTAACAGCAGGAAATGCTTCAGGAATAAACGATGGAGCAGCTGCATTAGTTATAATGAGTAAAGAAAAGGCAGAGGAATTGGGAATTACTCCATTGGCTACTATTGCCTCCTACGGCTCAGCGGGAGTAGATCCTTCACTAATGGGAACAGGACCTATTCCTGCCACAAGAAAGGCTTTAGAAAAGGCAAATATAAAAGTGGAAGATTTAGATTTAATAGAGGCTAATGAAGCCTTTGCAGCCCAAGCTTTATCAGTTATAAAAGACCTTAATCTAGATACTTCTAAGATCAACGTAAACGGTGGAGCAATAGCCCTAGGTCATCCAATAGGAGCTTCAGGAGCAAGGATATTAGTTACATTATTACATGAAATGAAAAAAAGAGATGCTAAAAATGGTCTAGCTACTTTATGTATAGGCGGTGGCCAAGGAATAGCTATGATAGTTAAAAGATAG